The following proteins come from a genomic window of Planctomycetota bacterium:
- a CDS encoding trypsin-like serine protease, which produces MLMRHPVLALLLFVCIQNALMAQPTPTAPPAPTDTPAQVDKVRESVVKILSTVRRPNVFRPWAKENPADISGSGSVIDGHRILTNAHVVAFASQIYVQPNHSAQKIAAKVEFVAPGMDLAILKLDDESFFDTHEPLKLAAALPAMRANVTVYGYPMGGTEMSVTQGIVSRIEYGTYYHSVGGLRMQIDAALNPGNSGGPAIVDGVITGVVFSRMQEAENIGYLIPAEEVKRFLDDVADGQYDGKPTLSTMLFQDVENEALRARLKLPEGTGGVMVEKLFDPDASLLSGDVITKIGDHPIDSEGSVAVGSDLRLRFDYLVPILAKDGKLDVTVLRDGKPMPMQLPVETHRPRLIPANDDHYPRYFVYGPLVFSPADTLTLQSAGRLIGYLAVSASPLVTRTLDQPGEVQELVIIASPFLPHKLVKGYSDHTMQVVSSVNGVEVKSLHQLAQLLRDAKDEYITFEFAGNHGEMLVFRRAEIEAASEDILNDNGIRQPYSDDLRDVFEKKTP; this is translated from the coding sequence ATGCTGATGCGTCATCCTGTCCTTGCGCTGCTGCTGTTCGTGTGCATTCAAAACGCCCTGATGGCGCAGCCGACGCCAACCGCGCCGCCCGCCCCGACCGACACGCCCGCGCAGGTCGACAAGGTGCGCGAGTCGGTGGTGAAGATCCTCTCGACCGTCCGGCGGCCCAACGTCTTTCGCCCATGGGCCAAGGAGAACCCCGCCGATATCAGCGGGTCCGGCTCCGTCATCGATGGGCACCGCATTCTCACCAACGCGCACGTCGTGGCGTTCGCGAGTCAGATTTACGTGCAGCCCAATCACTCGGCCCAGAAGATCGCCGCGAAAGTCGAGTTCGTCGCGCCGGGCATGGATCTGGCGATCCTCAAGCTCGATGACGAATCGTTCTTCGACACGCACGAACCGCTCAAGCTCGCCGCGGCCCTACCGGCGATGCGCGCCAATGTCACGGTGTACGGCTACCCGATGGGCGGGACCGAAATGTCCGTCACGCAGGGCATCGTCTCGCGCATCGAGTACGGCACGTACTACCACAGCGTCGGCGGACTCCGCATGCAGATCGACGCGGCCCTGAACCCCGGCAACTCCGGCGGCCCCGCCATCGTCGACGGCGTCATCACCGGCGTCGTCTTCAGCCGCATGCAGGAAGCCGAGAACATCGGCTACCTCATCCCCGCCGAGGAAGTGAAGCGCTTTCTCGACGATGTCGCCGACGGTCAGTACGACGGCAAGCCGACGCTTTCGACGATGCTCTTTCAGGATGTCGAGAACGAGGCGCTGCGGGCGCGGCTCAAACTGCCCGAAGGGACGGGCGGCGTGATGGTCGAAAAGCTCTTCGACCCGGATGCATCGCTCTTGTCCGGTGATGTGATCACGAAAATCGGCGACCATCCGATCGACTCCGAGGGCAGCGTCGCCGTCGGCTCCGACCTGCGCCTGCGATTCGACTACCTTGTGCCGATATTGGCCAAGGACGGCAAGCTCGACGTCACGGTTCTCCGCGACGGCAAGCCGATGCCCATGCAATTGCCCGTCGAGACGCATCGGCCGCGACTGATTCCCGCCAACGACGATCACTATCCGCGCTACTTCGTGTACGGCCCGCTCGTGTTCAGCCCCGCCGATACGCTGACCCTTCAGTCCGCCGGCCGGCTCATCGGCTATCTGGCCGTGTCGGCCAGCCCGCTGGTGACGCGCACGCTCGATCAGCCCGGCGAGGTTCAGGAGTTGGTGATCATCGCTTCGCCCTTCCTCCCGCACAAACTCGTCAAGGGCTATTCCGATCACACGATGCAGGTCGTGTCGAGCGTCAACGGCGTAGAGGTCAAGAGTCTGCATCAATTGGCGCAGCTCCTCCGCGACGCCAAGGACGAGTACATCACCTTCGAGTTCGCGGGCAATCACGGCGAGATGCTCGTCTTCCGCCGCGCCGAGATCGAGGCGGCGTCGGAGGACATTCTCAACGACAACGGCATCCGCCAGCCGTACTCCGACGATCTGCGCGATGTGTTCGAGAAGAAGACGCCGTGA
- a CDS encoding MBL fold metallo-hydrolase: MTHQSPQSPMVHPFTLGPWQTNCYVTHPAGSKACWIIDAGFNPQPMIDAIRQRHLAPELIVLTHAHADHIAGLREVRDAFPDVPILIHEAEADFLTDAELNLSAGFGFPIVAPAADRLLHHGDTLSLADLTFEIRHTPGHSPGGICLHQPDHQLAFTGDTLFRDSIGRYDFPTSDPQALMRSIHEQLLTLPDETKIYPGHMQSTTIGRERRMNPYLQ, encoded by the coding sequence ATGACGCATCAGTCCCCGCAGAGCCCGATGGTCCATCCCTTCACGCTCGGCCCGTGGCAGACGAACTGTTACGTGACCCACCCGGCCGGTTCCAAAGCGTGCTGGATCATTGACGCCGGGTTCAATCCGCAGCCGATGATCGACGCCATTCGTCAGCGGCATCTCGCGCCCGAACTGATCGTGCTGACCCATGCCCACGCCGACCACATCGCCGGTCTGCGTGAAGTGCGCGATGCTTTCCCGGATGTCCCGATTCTGATTCACGAGGCGGAGGCGGATTTTCTAACCGATGCGGAGTTGAATCTCTCGGCGGGGTTCGGGTTTCCGATCGTTGCGCCCGCCGCCGATCGACTTTTGCATCACGGTGACACGCTCTCGCTCGCCGATCTGACTTTTGAAATCCGTCACACCCCCGGCCACAGCCCCGGCGGCATCTGTCTCCATCAGCCCGATCATCAACTCGCCTTCACCGGCGACACACTCTTCCGCGATTCGATCGGCCGCTACGACTTTCCGACGTCCGATCCGCAGGCGCTGATGCGATCGATTCATGAGCAGCTTCTGACCCTGCCCGACGAAACGAAGATTTACCCCGGTCACATGCAGAGCACGACCATCGGCCGGGAGCGCCGGATGAATCCATATCTGCAATGA
- a CDS encoding M20/M25/M40 family metallo-hydrolase — protein sequence MHEPNRKQAQALVMKMMAIPGQWGRETQIAAFIIEQLRAAAVPASSIKRDKAHTESPFGGECGNIIVTLPGSTGRTREPRRMLSAHMDTVPICVGCKPVRRGNRIVSADRNTGLGGDDRAGSAVILTALTTLLKYKLPHPPLTFLWCVQEEVGLIGARHVDVKLLKSPRLGFNFDGGKPAELVIGATGAYRMNIDIRGVASHAGVHPERGVSATVIAARAIADLDAGGWHGLVRKGRHRGTSNVGVIEGGAATNVVTDHLRLRAEARAHDRAFRKRIVAAYRKAFASAARHVRNDAGRRGSVKISVQHDYEAFALRPTAPVVLAAAEAARAAGLKATYRIANGGLDANYLNAHGIATVTLGAGQKDIHTTKESLNLPQYHAACRIALRLAGA from the coding sequence ATGCACGAACCCAATCGCAAACAGGCGCAGGCGCTGGTGATGAAGATGATGGCGATCCCCGGGCAATGGGGGCGCGAGACGCAGATCGCGGCGTTCATCATCGAGCAGCTTCGCGCCGCCGCTGTACCCGCTTCTTCAATCAAGCGCGACAAGGCGCATACGGAAAGCCCCTTCGGCGGCGAATGCGGGAATATCATCGTGACGCTCCCCGGCTCGACCGGCCGCACGCGCGAACCACGCCGCATGCTCTCGGCCCACATGGACACCGTGCCCATCTGCGTCGGATGCAAACCCGTCCGGCGCGGCAACCGCATCGTCTCCGCCGATCGCAACACCGGACTCGGCGGCGACGATCGCGCCGGTTCGGCGGTGATCCTCACGGCGCTCACGACGCTGCTGAAGTACAAACTCCCCCACCCGCCACTGACGTTCCTGTGGTGCGTGCAGGAGGAAGTCGGGCTCATCGGGGCGCGGCATGTGGATGTGAAACTGCTCAAATCGCCGCGGCTGGGGTTCAACTTCGACGGCGGGAAGCCGGCGGAGCTCGTCATCGGGGCGACGGGGGCGTATCGGATGAACATCGACATCCGCGGCGTGGCGTCGCATGCGGGCGTGCATCCGGAGCGCGGCGTCAGCGCGACCGTCATCGCCGCCCGCGCCATCGCCGACCTCGACGCCGGCGGATGGCACGGCCTCGTCCGCAAAGGTCGCCACCGCGGCACGAGCAACGTCGGCGTCATCGAAGGCGGGGCGGCGACGAACGTCGTCACCGATCATCTGCGCCTCCGCGCCGAAGCGCGCGCTCACGATCGCGCCTTCCGCAAGCGCATCGTCGCCGCGTATCGCAAGGCGTTCGCCTCAGCGGCGCGGCACGTGAGGAATGATGCGGGTCGCCGCGGCTCGGTGAAGATCAGCGTGCAGCACGACTACGAGGCATTCGCGCTGCGCCCGACGGCGCCCGTCGTCCTCGCCGCCGCCGAGGCCGCCCGCGCCGCCGGGCTCAAGGCGACGTACCGGATCGCCAACGGTGGGCTCGACGCCAATTACCTCAACGCGCACGGCATCGCCACCGTGACCCTCGGCGCCGGTCAGAAGGACATTCACACGACGAAGGAATCGCTCAATCTCCCGCAGTATCACGCCGCCTGCCGCATCGCCCTGCGTCTGGCTGGGGCATGA
- a CDS encoding PEP-CTERM sorting domain-containing protein (PEP-CTERM proteins occur, often in large numbers, in the proteomes of bacteria that also encode an exosortase, a predicted intramembrane cysteine proteinase. The presence of a PEP-CTERM domain at a protein's C-terminus predicts cleavage within the sorting domain, followed by covalent anchoring to some some component of the (usually Gram-negative) cell surface. Many PEP-CTERM proteins exhibit an unusual sequence composition that includes large numbers of potential glycosylation sites. Expression of one such protein has been shown restore the ability of a bacterium to form floc, a type of biofilm.), with amino-acid sequence MFAKKNAFLSVMMFAVAFAAASPAHAVVRITEWMYSGVPGEYVEFTNVGLTSVDLTGWSYDDDSRTPGVLDLSAFGTLAAGESVVITEATEADFRAAWSLPNSVKVIGEYTNNLGRNDEINLFDDMGNLVDRLTYGDQNFPGTLRTQDVSGNIQLGALGTNDPSAVDTSFVGDVYGSYLATSGDLGNPGQYLVFGPVPEPASLSILLAGAALIGRRRRR; translated from the coding sequence ATGTTCGCAAAGAAGAATGCGTTTTTGTCCGTGATGATGTTCGCCGTCGCTTTCGCCGCCGCGAGCCCGGCTCACGCGGTCGTCCGCATCACCGAATGGATGTACTCAGGCGTGCCCGGCGAGTATGTCGAGTTCACGAACGTCGGCTTGACGAGCGTCGATCTGACCGGATGGTCGTATGACGATGACAGCCGCACGCCCGGCGTGCTGGACCTGTCGGCCTTCGGCACGCTCGCCGCCGGCGAATCGGTCGTCATCACCGAAGCCACCGAAGCCGACTTCCGCGCCGCGTGGAGTCTGCCCAACTCGGTGAAGGTCATCGGCGAGTACACCAACAACCTCGGCCGTAATGACGAGATCAACCTGTTCGACGACATGGGCAACCTCGTGGATCGTCTGACCTACGGCGATCAGAACTTCCCCGGCACGCTCCGCACGCAGGACGTCAGCGGGAACATTCAGCTTGGCGCGCTGGGCACGAACGATCCGTCGGCCGTTGATACTTCGTTCGTCGGCGACGTGTACGGTTCGTATCTGGCCACGTCCGGCGACCTGGGCAACCCCGGCCAGTACCTCGTGTTCGGGCCGGTCCCCGAGCCGGCCTCGCTGAGCATCCTTCTCGCCGGCGCCGCGCTGATCGGTCGCCGCCGTCGTCGGTGA
- a CDS encoding prepilin-type N-terminal cleavage/methylation domain-containing protein produces MMTLRRGTAFTLIELLVVVAIIALLIAILLPSLTEARNVAKVTVCASNQRQVRIATEFYMQAYRQTEPWIFGNGTADYGWEGQEEAFPNKLGNPAIALIGLRSDQLEPGKPTAQAKPGGFLSEKDHYLFFCPLSEYDRDKQYTPNPPDAGDPALGKYWGSYTWFWKHQTMDEDRFDQGGGKLHSNQILFVGEQSRDKLVMSDYQSLTYDHYNALMIDGSVQLITKDFSEFRRWLWGPGGTAY; encoded by the coding sequence ATGATGACATTGCGACGAGGCACGGCTTTCACGTTAATCGAGCTTCTGGTGGTGGTGGCGATCATTGCGCTGTTGATCGCCATTCTGCTCCCCTCGCTGACCGAGGCGCGGAACGTCGCGAAGGTGACGGTGTGCGCATCGAATCAGCGTCAGGTCCGCATCGCCACCGAGTTCTACATGCAGGCCTACCGGCAGACGGAGCCGTGGATCTTCGGCAATGGCACGGCGGACTACGGTTGGGAAGGGCAGGAGGAGGCGTTCCCCAACAAGCTGGGCAATCCCGCCATCGCGCTGATCGGCCTGCGCTCCGATCAACTCGAACCCGGCAAGCCCACCGCGCAGGCCAAGCCCGGCGGATTCCTTTCGGAGAAGGACCACTATCTGTTCTTCTGTCCGCTCTCGGAATATGACCGGGACAAGCAGTACACACCCAACCCGCCCGACGCGGGCGATCCGGCCCTGGGCAAGTACTGGGGCTCGTACACGTGGTTCTGGAAGCATCAGACCATGGATGAGGACCGCTTCGATCAGGGCGGCGGGAAGCTGCACTCCAATCAGATTCTCTTCGTCGGCGAGCAGTCGCGCGACAAGCTGGTCATGTCCGACTATCAAAGTCTCACCTACGACCACTACAACGCCCTGATGATCGACGGCTCGGTGCAGCTCATCACCAAGGACTTTTCCGAGTTCCGCAGGTGGCTCTGGGGCCCCGGCGGGACGGCGTATTGA
- a CDS encoding PEP-CTERM sorting domain-containing protein, which yields MGALEMIGKSLAALCLLCSTAFGIVTHVDLSQYDLTGTFDLDPILASEASAMAYNFDTDTFFVLGDEGDAVVEVDRMGVTLSSMTLTNFDDTEGMTYIGNGQFVLTEERLQDLFKSTYVSGGTVDRSSLKSVSLGPTIGNIGIEGVSFEPSTGKYYAVKEKQLQAAYEVDADFDAGTAAVMDLFTPNLGVTDLSDIQVLSIVPSLAGSMDRDNLLIISQESQKLLEVDRDGNVLSMFDLTGLGGDLEGVTIDFDGNIYIVGEAPKLFVLTPRASLTPEPASGLVGFAALAGLRLRKRRAMKTC from the coding sequence ATGGGAGCATTGGAAATGATTGGAAAGTCGTTGGCTGCGTTGTGCCTGCTTTGTTCCACCGCGTTCGGCATCGTCACGCATGTCGATCTTTCGCAATATGACCTGACGGGGACGTTCGACCTCGACCCCATCCTCGCGTCGGAAGCGTCGGCGATGGCGTACAACTTCGACACCGACACGTTCTTCGTGCTCGGCGACGAAGGCGATGCGGTGGTTGAGGTCGATCGCATGGGTGTGACGCTTTCGTCGATGACGCTGACAAACTTCGACGACACGGAAGGCATGACGTACATCGGCAACGGACAGTTCGTGCTTACCGAGGAGCGATTGCAGGATCTGTTCAAGTCCACTTATGTGTCCGGCGGCACGGTGGATCGTTCGAGTTTGAAGAGCGTTTCACTCGGGCCGACGATCGGGAACATCGGCATCGAGGGCGTGTCGTTCGAGCCGTCGACCGGCAAGTATTACGCCGTGAAGGAAAAGCAACTTCAGGCGGCGTACGAGGTGGACGCGGACTTTGACGCCGGGACGGCGGCGGTGATGGACCTGTTCACGCCGAACCTTGGCGTCACGGACCTGTCGGACATTCAGGTGCTTTCGATCGTGCCTTCGCTGGCCGGCTCCATGGATCGCGACAATCTGCTGATCATCAGCCAGGAGTCGCAGAAGCTTCTTGAAGTCGATCGCGACGGCAACGTGCTGAGCATGTTCGACCTGACCGGGCTCGGCGGGGACCTAGAAGGTGTGACCATCGACTTCGACGGCAACATCTACATCGTCGGCGAAGCGCCCAAGCTCTTCGTGCTGACGCCGCGTGCTTCGCTCACGCCCGAGCCCGCCAGCGGACTCGTCGGCTTCGCCGCACTGGCGGGCCTTCGCCTTCGCAAGCGCCGCGCGATGAAAACCTGCTGA
- a CDS encoding type II toxin-antitoxin system HicB family antitoxin, whose amino-acid sequence MKRIQRLTAVIERESDGFVALCPELDIASQGASVEEAQRNLTEAVEQFFESADPREVEQRIPANPVE is encoded by the coding sequence ATGAAACGGATTCAACGACTGACCGCCGTGATCGAACGCGAATCGGACGGTTTTGTCGCGCTGTGTCCCGAACTGGACATCGCCAGCCAGGGGGCGAGCGTCGAAGAAGCGCAGCGGAACCTGACCGAGGCGGTGGAACAGTTTTTCGAGTCCGCTGACCCGCGCGAAGTCGAGCAGCGGATCCCGGCGAACCCCGTTGAGTGA